The Chelatococcus sp. HY11 nucleotide sequence CGCTCCTGAAGATGGCAGGCCGCCTGGTGGTCGGGCGTCGAACCGGTGAGCGGCGGAACGGATGCGGTACAGATGGCCAGGTCGGCGATGGCGCAGCGTGGATTGAAATGGCAGCCGGGTGGCGGGGCGAGCGGCGAAGGGATCTCGCCCTTCAGCTCCTTCGCCTGGCGCTTGGCTTCGAGCGCCGGATCGGGGATCGGCACCGAGCTCAGCAAGGCCTGAGTGTAGGGGTGCCGCGGATCGGCATAAATCCGCGAGGAGGGCGCGGTCTCGACGATACGGCCGAGATACATCACAGAAACGCGGTGCGAGATGTGCCGCACCACGGCCATGTCGTGGCCGATGAACAGATAGGACAGCTTGAACTCACGCTGCAGATCGCGCAGGAAATTGACGATCTGCGCCTGGATCGATACGTCGAGCGCGGAAACCGGCTCATCGGCCACGATGAAGCGCGGCTTGAGCACGAGGGCCCGCGCGATGCCAATGCGCTGGCGCTGGCCGCCGGAGAATTCACGCGGATACTTGATCATGGCGCTCGCGGGGATGCCGCAGAGGTCGAGCACCTCGCGGATCTTGCGGTCGGCGTCCGGCCCCTTCGCCACGTCGAAGTTGCGTAGCGGTTCGGCGATGATGTCGCGGACCGTCATGATCGGATTCAGCGAGCTGTAGGGGTCCTGGAAGATCGTCTGGATCTGCTGCCTTACCCGCCGGCGCTCAGGCCTAGGCAACTGGCTGATATCCTGCCCATCGAAGCGGATGGTGCCGCTGGTCGGGTCCATCAACTGCGAGATCATGCGACCCAGCGTGGACTTGCCGCAGCCGGATTCGCCGATCAGGCCGAGCGTCTCGCCGGCGTTGATGTGCAGGGTGACGTTGTCGACGGCACGCAGGATTGTCTTGCGGCCGAAGCCGCGCGCGAGCGGGAACTGCTTGGAGAGGCCAGTGGCCTCAAGCAGTGGCGTGGCTGGCTTGATTGGTTGCATCATCATTGTTTTGGAACGCCGTGTTCTTCATCATCACCCAGCAGCGGGCGACCTGACCGTCTCCAACCGGGATCAGCCCCGGCTCCTCCACCATGCAGCGGTCGATCTTGAACCGGCAACGCGGATTGAACTTGCAGCCGGCGATCTTCTGACTGTTGTCGAGGGGTGAGCCCGGAATGCCGATGAGATCCTGCTCGGAATCCTGGTCGATGCGCGGCACTGACTGCAGCAGGCCCCAGGTGTAGGGATGCTGTGGCGCACGGAAAATCTGCTCGGCCGTGCCTCTTTCCATGACGCGGCCGGCATACATGACCACGACGCGCTCTGCGAGACTTGCGACCAGGGCCAGATTATGCGTGATCAGGATAAGGGCGGTGCCGTATTGCTCGTTGACGTCGCGCAATAGGCGGATCACCTGATCCTGCACGGTAACGTCGAGCGCGGTGGTCGGCTCATCGGCGATCAGAAGCTTGGGATTGTTGGAAAGGCCCATGCCGATCATGCCGCGCTGGCGCATGCCGCCGGAGAATTCGTGCGGATAGGCCCGCGCGCGCTCCCTGGGCGAGGGAATGCCGACCTTGCGCAGGAGATCGACGACGCGCTCGCGGATGCTCTTGCGTTCGATCTTGCGGTGCAGTTCCATCGCCTCGGCGATCTGCCTGCCTATGCGTTTAACCGGGTTCCATGACGACATCGGGTCCTGGAAGATCAGCGCGATCTCGCTTCCGCGCAAATCTGCCATGTCGCGGGCGCTGATGGCGGCGATGTCGCGGCCGTCGAAGCAGACCTCGCCAGCGACGATCTTGCCGGGCTCCGGCACCAGCCGCAGAATCGACAGCATTAGCATTGACTTGCCCGAGCCGGACTCGCCCACCACGGCGACACGTTCATGCGCACGCACTTCAAGAGTGACGTTGTCGACCGCTTTGAACTCGCCATAGGGGGTCTGAAAGGCGGTGGTCAGTCCTTTGATGGAAAGCACCGCCTCTGATGGTTGCGTGCGATCTGACACGATCGTCTCCTTATCGCCGGGTGCCGCTGTGACGCGCGGTGCTGAAACTGTCGCCCAAGAGATTGAGGCTGAAGATGGTGATCGCGAGAAGCAGGCCAGGAAAAGTCGTCATCCACCAGGCCGACTGCAAATAGAGCTGGTATTGCTGGAGGAGGAGCCCCCAGCTCGGCGAGGACGGATCGCCGAGTCCGATGAAGCTCAGGAAGGATTCCACCAAAATCGCCGCGCCCATTTGCAGGAAGACTGAGACGATCAGGTAGGGCGCGACATTGGGCAGGATGTGGCGCAGTACGACGCGGCTTCGGCTCGCCCCGCTCATGCGAGCGGCCAGCACGAATTCCTCGCCGCGAAGGATCATGAACTGGGCGCGCACCACGCGCGCTGTGCCGGGCCAGGCCAGGAAGCCGATCACCAGCACGATGCTGGTCTGGCTGGCGCCGTAGAGCGCCATGACGACGATGGCGAGCAGAAAGCGCGGCACCACCTGAAAGACCTCTGTCATGCGCATCAGGAGCTCGTCGACCATTCCGCCGGCATAGCCGGCGACGGCACCGACCAGTGTTCCCGTCAGCGCGGCGACGCAGGCGCCCATCATCCCAATCACGAGCGAAATGCGTGCGCCCTGGATGGCACGGGCGAGGATGTCGCGGCCAAGATCGTCGGTCCCCATCGGGTGGGCGAGACTCGGCGGCATGAAGCTGTCGCGGCTGATCGCCAGCGGATCGATCGGCCACAGAAAGGGGCCGAGGACTGCTAGTCCAAGGATGAAGGTGAGGCCGGTCATCCCTATCACGGCAGAGGGCGTCACCTTGAACCAGGTCAAGCGCGGCAGGCGCAGACGCCCCCTGGGACCTGTCTGAACGGGAATGAGAGCGTCGGCCATCGTCTACCTCCGGGTTCGCGGGTCGAGGATGGCGCAGAGCAGATCGGTGATCAGGTTGATCACGATGACGGCGATCGACGACAAAATGAAGCAGCCGGTCAAGAGGGGGAAGTCGCGGCGCAGGATGGCGTCGTAGAATAGGCGGCCGATGCCCGGCCAGCTGAACACCGTTTCCGTCACCACGGCGCCGCCAAGCAGCACGCCGAACTCCAGCCCGACGATGGTGATCGTGGTAACGATGGCGTTGGGGAAAGCGTGTTTCCAGACCACGTAGTTCATGCGCCCGCCCTTGGCGCGCGCGACCAGCACATAGTCACGCCCCAGAGCTTCAACCATTGCGGTGCGCGTGAACCGCGCGATCAGGCCGAGCTCGAAGGTGGCGAGCGTTAGCACCGGAAGCACCATGTGCTTTGCGACGTCCAGGTAGTAGGCGGCGCCCGACAGTTGGATGCGCGCGGTGGTCATGCCGCCGGCGGGAAGAACGTTGAGTTGCACTGCAAACAGCAAGATCAGGAGTTGGCCGAGCCAGAAGGCTGGGAGCGAGTAGCCGAGCAGCGAGGCAAGGCCGACCCCGGCATCGATATTGGTGCCCTTGTGGCGCGCCGCCCAGACGCCGAAGATGACGCCCGCGAGGGCTGCCACCAGGATCGCCGAAGCGGTAAGGATGATGGTTGCCGGCGCGCGCTGCAGCACGACGTCGACCACGGGTTGCTGATAGTAGATTGAGGTGCCTAGATCGAACCGGATCGCTTGGCCGAGGAAGATCAGGAGTTGCTCCAGGATCGGCCGATCAAGCCCGTAGCGCTCGTTAATCGCGGCCAGAAATTCCGGGGTGGGGGCATCACCCGCCAGGATCAGTGCCGGATCCCCCGGCGCTAGCCGGATCAATACAAAGGTGGCGGTGACGATGATGAGCAGGGTCGGGATGCCCAGCAGGACCCTGTTCAGCACCAATCCCGGTAAGCTCATCGTCATCAGCAAACTCCGTGGGGCGGTGTCGGCGCGCGCCAGCGGGCACATGCACCGGCCGCTACCGACGATTGGACCGCGAAGACCATAATTATTGCGAGCGCGCCGCGGCTTGCGGCGGCGACGCCTTCGTGTCCATTATTGCCGTCGGTGCTGGCCTACACATGTTCGCAGGCCAGCCCGCGCCATGTCTGGTCAAGCTTTGGTGTGGACGCCGACAATCTTGGCGCGATCGAAGGATTCCCAGGTGCCGTTGCCATAATCCTCGAAGATGTCGACGGCATACTGCTTACGCGACACGTTATTGAAGACGACCTGGTAAAGCGCCATTATCGGCAGATCGTCCCAGATAATCTCCTGAATCTTGTCGTAGACGACCTTGCGTTTGTCGAGATCGATGAGCGAGCGCTGCTCGTCGAACAGTTTATCGACCTCGGCATTGACGTAGCTCGAATTGTTGACGTAGGGCAGCGGCTGGATGTTGCGCGAATTGTAAAAGCGCTCCGTGCCGATGTCCGGGTCCGGCCCGATGGCATGGGCCTCGATCGCTATGTCGAACTGGCCGCCGACGTAGCACCGCTGGATCATCGCGGCGCGGTCGGCGGAGAATAGCTTTACGCCGACACCGACGGCGGCGAGATTCTGCTTGATGATGTCCGCGATCTTGCCGGCTGCGACGTTGAAGGACGGCCATGCGATCTCGATGGTGAAGCGGTTGCCGTCTGCGCCTCTGGGGAAGCCGGCCTGATCGAGGAGCTTATTGGCGAGCGCTGGATCGAACGCATAGTCCTTCAGCGCCTTGTTGTAGAGCGGCGAGGCTGGCGAGACGGGGCCGAGCTGCTCCGACGAGGTCAGGCCGCCATCAACACTCTCGCGGATGAACTTGCGGTCGATCGCATGGGCGAAAGCCTTGCGGACGTCCTTGTTGCTCAGATACTGGTTCTTCAGGTTGTACACTGCCTGATAGGCGGCGCCGCGGTTCGGCGACTTAGTGATCTGCAGGTTTGGCAGCCTGGATAGACGCGCGACTTCTGACTGCGGCAGCGCGTTCCAGTAGATCATGTCGACCTCGCCTTGCTGGAGCGCGGAAATGCGTGTCGCGGGATCGGGCATAATGCGGAATATCAGCTGATCGACCAGCGGCGCGCCCTTGATGAAATAGTCCGGATTTCGCTCATAGCGCACTTCCTTCCCGCGCTCATAGGAGACCAGCTTATAGGGGCCGGTACCGACCGGCTTCTGGTTGAGAGGGTCGGTGGCAATATTCTTGCCCTCCCACAGATGCTTCGGGATGATTGCGCCGACGGCGCGGTCGGTCGCCGACATCAGCGAGGCCGAGGGCGCATTCAGACGGTAGATGACCGTATGGTCGTCCGGTGTCTCGATCGCCTTCAACGGTTTATAGGCGACCTTGCCCCACGGATGCAGTTTTCCATTGGCGTTCTCGATCGAGAACTTCACGTCGGCCGATGTGAAAGGGTGTCCGTCATGCCACTTCACGTCGTCGCGCAGATGAAACGTGTAAGTGAGGCCATCGGGCGAGATCTCCCAGCTTTTCGCGAGCAGCGGCTCGATCGTGCCGTCCGCCATGATCTGCGTCAGACCCTGATGTACTGGTGAACTCGTGGCGAAAGTTGAGATCGTGCTGGTGATGGCGGAGTTGAACCCGGGCGGATCCTCCTCGAGCACGCCGACCAATGTGGTCGGCTGTTGCGCGCCGGCGAGGCTCGGCGCCATCAGCGTGGCCGATGCCGTGAGCGTTCCGGTTACGAAGCGGCGACGGTCCATCGCCAGAGCACACCAGTTGTGTTCGGCCATTTGAATACTCCCGTGCGGAGGGTTTGCTGATCCGCGTGAGATCACCCTCCATCTGTCCCCTCATCGCGCGGTAGGAGATGGTGGCATGAGGCGAATGTGTCCCGCTGCCCCACAACGCGCTACTCCAACCATGCTCCCCTTGTGGCCAGCTCTTCTTGGTCGGCCATCAAGCCCATGGTTGCAGAATTGGATTATTGTCATACATTCTATAAGTGAGCAATGATAAAAACCGTGCCTTGCCACGATTAACGTCGCTAGACAGATTGTTGCGACTCGGTGCTGGCCGCGTCGGCCACTTCTGCAAACCTGGTGAAAAAGTCGCTCGCCATGCGAACGGCGGCGGAGTTGATCATGCGCGCCCCGAGCTGGGCTAGTTTGCCGCCGATCTGGGACTCCACCTCGTAGTCGATCACCGTGCCTTCCGCTGCATCTCTGAGCTTGACCAGCGCGGAGCCCTTGGCGAAGCCTGCGATGCCGCCGGAGCCTTCGCCGACGAGCCGGCACTGCTCGCCGACAATCGCGTCGGCGATGCTGACCTTGCCTTGGAAACGCGCCTTGACCGGGCCGATTTTGATGGTGACGGTGGCGGTATATTCGCTGTCAGACACCTGCTCCAGCGCTTCGCAGCCCTGGATGCATTCCTTCAGCACCTGCGGGTCGAACAGCGCCGTCCACACGGCTTCGCGGGGCGCGCTGATCTGGTTGCTGCCGGACATGTTCATCATGGATCTCCACTTTCAGGTGGCCGCAGCATCGCGCTGGTCCGACGACTGTCAGGACTTGCCGGCGGCCGACGTAAAGGCATAGACCTCGAGCAGCTCCGCAAGGTCGTTGCCCGGGAAGACAGCGTGGTCATGGGCGATGACGCCGCGGCTCATCACAAGTACGCGGTCGCCAATCGAGACTGCGTTGCGGACATTCTGCTCCACCACCAGCACGGTGGAGCCGGACGATTTCGCTGCAGACCTGACTTCGCCAAGGATGCGCTCGGTCATGAGCGGCGACAGGCCCGTCGAAGGCTCATCGAGCAAGAGAAGGCTCGGCCGCGCCGTCATTCCCATCGATAGCGCCAGCATCTGCCGCTCGCCGCCGCTGAGCGAACCGGCTGCCTGGCCACGCCGCTCTGCTAGACGTGGGAAGAGCGTGTAAAGCTCTTCGATCCGCCCCGACGCTTCGGCCCCTGGTAGCATCATAGCGGCGAGCGCCAAATTCTCCGCCACGCTCAAACTGCGGAAGACCTTGCCGCCTTGCTGCACATAGGCGATTCCCGCCTTGATCTGATCGGCTGGGCCGCGCTTCAGTGTACCCTTGCCTTGGTATTCGACGTGCCCCGAAATAGCGGGATGGCGACCGAAGATCACGCGCATAAGCGTGCTCTTGCCACAGCCGGGACTGCCGATCAGCGCGGCCACTTCGCCCGGCGCGATGCGGAGCGACAGGCCCTGCAGGATCGGCTTGCCTGCGATATCGGCGTGCAGATCGGTAACAACCAGGCTCATGCCACGTGCCCCTTGCCGAGATAGATCTCACGCACCTCGTTGTTCGTCCGGATTTCAGCCGGCGTGCCCTGGCACAGCACCTGGCCCTGGTCGAGCACCACGACATGGTCGGATAGGGCAAACAGCACGTCCATGTCATGTTCGACTAGAAGGACTGTTTTGCCTTCGTTCCGGAAGTGGGCGACCGCGCTTGCCACGCGCTCCACCGCCTCGCCGGAAAGGCCGGAGGTTGGCTCGTCGATCAATACGATCTCGGCCCGCGCCGCTGCCAAACGCGCGAGAGACAGGAGTTTCTGCAGGCCGTAGGAAAGCCCGGCGGCGCTGGCGTCAGCACGATCGCCGAGGCCGAAGGCTTCAAGGATGGTGCGTGCGGCGGCACGATCCTCAGCCTCCTGGCGAGCCACTCGGCCAGGCGTGAACAGGCAGGCCGCCAAGCTCTCACCACGACCTTTTGGTAAGCCAAGCAGCACATTTTCCAGGCAAGTCATATTGGCAAAGAGCCGCAATTGCTGGAAGGTCCGTGCCAGACCCGCACCCGCCACCTGATGGGCTGCAAGCCGCGTGATGCGTCGGGGGCCGGCAAAGACCTCGCCGGCGTCAGGCGCCAGCTGCCTCGTGATCACGTTGATCAGCGTCGTCTTGCCGGCGCCGTTCTGGCCAACAAGGCCGGTGATCTTGCCGGCAGGCGCCACGAAGGACACGTCCTTCAACGCCTGGAGACCACCGAAGCGCTTGCAAATGCCCTCGACCCGGAGCGGAACGGCCGCGCTCATGCGAGCCTCTTTCCGCCGATGCCTTGCGGCCGGAAATAGGCGAAGGCTATCAACAGCACGGCATAAAGGAGCTGCCGGATGTAGGCGTCCGAGCCGGTCGAGGCGCCGACAAAGCGCATGATCTCGGGCGCGGCCAGGAGCAATGCCGCACCCAGGAGCGGCCCGCGGGCCGTGCCCATGCCGCCGATCACCACCATCGACAGTATGTAGATCGACTCGGAAAAACCGAAGCTGGTGGGGTCGATGAAGGAGACGAAATGCGCGTACATGGAACCTGCCAGCCCGGCCAGCGCCGCCGAGAGAATGAAGGCCCGTACCCGCGTCCACACAACATTCCTGCCGAGAGCGGAGGCCGCCTCCTCGTCGTCGCGCGTTGCCTCGAGCACGCGCCCATAGGGGCTGCGCATCAAATAGCGCGCCAGCAGGCAGGCAGTGACTGCCACCAGGCCATACACGATGGCAAAGGACAGATTGCTCTCGACCGCCAGTCCACCGAGCGAGGGCCGGGGGATGCTGGCCAGCCCGCGGGGACCCTCGGTGAGGGCATCGAGATTGCGGATGATGTCGACCACAATGATCTGGATGCCGAGCGACCCGAGGATGAAATAATCGCCACTGAGCCTGAGCAGCGGCACCGTGACCAGCCCGCCGACGATCGCCGTGACAACCACCGCCAGCACGGCGGCCAGCGGCACTGCGAGGCCGAGGCGCAGGCTTACCAGCGCCGACACGTAAGCCCCGACGCAAAACAGCGCCGCATGGCCGATTGAGAGAAGACCGGCGTGGCCGACCACGATGTTGAGCGACGTGGCAAGCACCGCGTAAATGGTGAAGAAGGTGAGGACGGCGAAGAGATAGTCCATCAGCGTCTCCCCAGCTTCAGAAGGCCGGACGGCTGGATGAGGAGGATGAGGATCAGCGCTGAGAAGATCATAACGTTCAGCCAGCGGGCATCGAGCGTGTAGAGGCCCACGCTTTCGAGCAAGCCAACAGCGAGGCCGCCGACTAGTCCCCCATACAGCGAGTGACTGCCGCCAATGATACTGGCGGTGGCGGCGATCAGGAGCACTCTAAGGCTCGAGCCCGGCACCACGCCGACATCAAGCGACACCAGCACCGCGCCGAGCGCCAGAAGGGCTGAGCCGGCGGCGAAAACGATGGCGCGCAGGCGCCGAACGTCGATGCCAAGGTTTTCGGCAAGGTCGGGATCGTCGGCCATGCCCCGCACCGCGCGCCCGAGGCTCGATAGCCGCACTGTCAACAGCGCCAGGACGATTGCCACAGCGCAAAGACCGAACATCCAGAGCTGCAGGCCGGTGAGATAGATACCGCCGAAATCCAAGCCGCGCGAGACCGAGCCGGTGGAGACAACGCGCGAGCTGGTACCGAACAGAAGGCCGGCAATGCTCTCCACCGCGATGAAGAGGCCGAGCGAGGCGATCATCAGCGCGCCTTGCGAGGCGCCTTTGGTCAGGAATGCCTGGTAGAAGCCCGACATCATTGCCCAGCCCGCGAATGCGGCCAAGGCTATTGTCACAGCCGCCCCCGCCAGCAGCGGCAGGCCTGCCTGCGCGGTCAGGCAGTAAAAGGCGAACATGGCCAGCGTGTAGGTTGCACCATGCGCGAAATGCATGATCTTGGTGGAGGAATAGATGAAGCTGAAGCTGAGGCCGAACAGGCCATAAAGCGCTGCCGTGACCACGCCGCCCGCGAAAATCTGAAGAACCAGCTCCAACCGCGGCGTCTCCTGCCTTCATTGCCCGACATTGCATCATGTCGAATATTATATTAATGTATGACAGTCAACCGCACCGATCGCCGGTGCCGATAGGTGAGCACCATGACTGGATTACGACTTGCGAGGCTTGCCTGGGGCGCGGCACTCGCGCTCGGGCTAACGACGGGTGGCCTTTCGGCCGCCGAGGAGATCAAGATCGGCACGGTTCTGCCAATGACCGGGGACGCCGCGTCCTACGGCACCTGGATGCGAAACGGCATGAACATCGCCGTGGACCAGATTAACGCGAAGTGGGGTCCGGAGCGCAAGCTCACCGTCATCTACGAGGACAGCAAGAGCAATCCGCGCGATGGCGTGGCGGCGATGAACAAGCTGATCGCCGCCGATCGCGTCGGCGCGGTTATGACCACGCTGACGGGCATCACGAAGGCGCTGATCCCGATCGCGGAAGAGAAGAAGGTCATCCTCACCACCTCGGCCACGCTGCCTGGGATCACCGAGGGCAAGTCCCACGTCTTCCGCAACGCCACTAATCTCGGCAGTGAAATCCGCGCTCTCAACGAATTCGCTAAAACCCGCTACAAGAAGGCGGCGATCCTATGGGTCAATCTCGAATGGGCCGACTGGGGCGCCAAGGCTTTCGAGAAGCAGTTTAAGGCCGATGGCGGAGAGGTCGTCGGGAGTCTGTCTTTCGCGCCCGACGCCACCGATGTGCGCGCGCAGCTCACCCGCATCCGCGTCGCTAAGCCCGATGTCATCTTGGTCCTCGCCTACAAGACCACCGGCCAGGTGTTGAAACAGGCGCGCGAGCTTGGCATCGAGGCACCGTTCATCGGCACGCTTGACTTCGAACTGCCGGAAGTGGTGCAGATCGCCAAGGAAGCGGCCGAAGGGAGCGTCTATACCAAGGCCGTCTTCGACACCGACAATCCGGTGGCTGGCACTATGACGGACTACACCGCCGAATACCAGAAGCGTTACGGCCAGAAGCCGGAAGTCTACGGCGCCACCATGTATGATATGTTGTTGATATTGGCCGAAGCTATGGCGAAGTCGAACGGTGACACGGAAGCCACCCGCAAGGCGATCCTCGCTGTCAAGGATTTCCCAGGCGCTTCCGGTACCACGACCTTCCTGCCCAATGGCGACGTCGACAAGGCGGTCGAGCTGAAGACAATCAAGGGCGGCCAGTACGTCGATTACAAGAACTAACCTTCCCCGCGCCGCGCGGCATCCTTCTCCCAAGTCTGGCGGGCCCCGCAAGCGGCTCGCTTTCTCGATGTT carries:
- a CDS encoding ABC transporter ATP-binding protein, producing MMMQPIKPATPLLEATGLSKQFPLARGFGRKTILRAVDNVTLHINAGETLGLIGESGCGKSTLGRMISQLMDPTSGTIRFDGQDISQLPRPERRRVRQQIQTIFQDPYSSLNPIMTVRDIIAEPLRNFDVAKGPDADRKIREVLDLCGIPASAMIKYPREFSGGQRQRIGIARALVLKPRFIVADEPVSALDVSIQAQIVNFLRDLQREFKLSYLFIGHDMAVVRHISHRVSVMYLGRIVETAPSSRIYADPRHPYTQALLSSVPIPDPALEAKRQAKELKGEIPSPLAPPPGCHFNPRCAIADLAICTASVPPLTGSTPDHQAACHLQERAQVLPPT
- a CDS encoding ABC transporter ATP-binding protein, which encodes MSDRTQPSEAVLSIKGLTTAFQTPYGEFKAVDNVTLEVRAHERVAVVGESGSGKSMLMLSILRLVPEPGKIVAGEVCFDGRDIAAISARDMADLRGSEIALIFQDPMSSWNPVKRIGRQIAEAMELHRKIERKSIRERVVDLLRKVGIPSPRERARAYPHEFSGGMRQRGMIGMGLSNNPKLLIADEPTTALDVTVQDQVIRLLRDVNEQYGTALILITHNLALVASLAERVVVMYAGRVMERGTAEQIFRAPQHPYTWGLLQSVPRIDQDSEQDLIGIPGSPLDNSQKIAGCKFNPRCRFKIDRCMVEEPGLIPVGDGQVARCWVMMKNTAFQNNDDATNQASHATA
- a CDS encoding ABC transporter permease, coding for MADALIPVQTGPRGRLRLPRLTWFKVTPSAVIGMTGLTFILGLAVLGPFLWPIDPLAISRDSFMPPSLAHPMGTDDLGRDILARAIQGARISLVIGMMGACVAALTGTLVGAVAGYAGGMVDELLMRMTEVFQVVPRFLLAIVVMALYGASQTSIVLVIGFLAWPGTARVVRAQFMILRGEEFVLAARMSGASRSRVVLRHILPNVAPYLIVSVFLQMGAAILVESFLSFIGLGDPSSPSWGLLLQQYQLYLQSAWWMTTFPGLLLAITIFSLNLLGDSFSTARHSGTRR
- a CDS encoding ABC transporter permease, which gives rise to MTMSLPGLVLNRVLLGIPTLLIIVTATFVLIRLAPGDPALILAGDAPTPEFLAAINERYGLDRPILEQLLIFLGQAIRFDLGTSIYYQQPVVDVVLQRAPATIILTASAILVAALAGVIFGVWAARHKGTNIDAGVGLASLLGYSLPAFWLGQLLILLFAVQLNVLPAGGMTTARIQLSGAAYYLDVAKHMVLPVLTLATFELGLIARFTRTAMVEALGRDYVLVARAKGGRMNYVVWKHAFPNAIVTTITIVGLEFGVLLGGAVVTETVFSWPGIGRLFYDAILRRDFPLLTGCFILSSIAVIVINLITDLLCAILDPRTRR
- a CDS encoding ABC transporter substrate-binding protein, whose translation is MAEHNWCALAMDRRRFVTGTLTASATLMAPSLAGAQQPTTLVGVLEEDPPGFNSAITSTISTFATSSPVHQGLTQIMADGTIEPLLAKSWEISPDGLTYTFHLRDDVKWHDGHPFTSADVKFSIENANGKLHPWGKVAYKPLKAIETPDDHTVIYRLNAPSASLMSATDRAVGAIIPKHLWEGKNIATDPLNQKPVGTGPYKLVSYERGKEVRYERNPDYFIKGAPLVDQLIFRIMPDPATRISALQQGEVDMIYWNALPQSEVARLSRLPNLQITKSPNRGAAYQAVYNLKNQYLSNKDVRKAFAHAIDRKFIRESVDGGLTSSEQLGPVSPASPLYNKALKDYAFDPALANKLLDQAGFPRGADGNRFTIEIAWPSFNVAAGKIADIIKQNLAAVGVGVKLFSADRAAMIQRCYVGGQFDIAIEAHAIGPDPDIGTERFYNSRNIQPLPYVNNSSYVNAEVDKLFDEQRSLIDLDKRKVVYDKIQEIIWDDLPIMALYQVVFNNVSRKQYAVDIFEDYGNGTWESFDRAKIVGVHTKA
- a CDS encoding carbon monoxide dehydrogenase subunit G yields the protein MMNMSGSNQISAPREAVWTALFDPQVLKECIQGCEALEQVSDSEYTATVTIKIGPVKARFQGKVSIADAIVGEQCRLVGEGSGGIAGFAKGSALVKLRDAAEGTVIDYEVESQIGGKLAQLGARMINSAAVRMASDFFTRFAEVADAASTESQQSV
- a CDS encoding ATP-binding cassette domain-containing protein, with the translated sequence MSLVVTDLHADIAGKPILQGLSLRIAPGEVAALIGSPGCGKSTLMRVIFGRHPAISGHVEYQGKGTLKRGPADQIKAGIAYVQQGGKVFRSLSVAENLALAAMMLPGAEASGRIEELYTLFPRLAERRGQAAGSLSGGERQMLALSMGMTARPSLLLLDEPSTGLSPLMTERILGEVRSAAKSSGSTVLVVEQNVRNAVSIGDRVLVMSRGVIAHDHAVFPGNDLAELLEVYAFTSAAGKS
- a CDS encoding ABC transporter ATP-binding protein; this translates as MSAAVPLRVEGICKRFGGLQALKDVSFVAPAGKITGLVGQNGAGKTTLINVITRQLAPDAGEVFAGPRRITRLAAHQVAGAGLARTFQQLRLFANMTCLENVLLGLPKGRGESLAACLFTPGRVARQEAEDRAAARTILEAFGLGDRADASAAGLSYGLQKLLSLARLAAARAEIVLIDEPTSGLSGEAVERVASAVAHFRNEGKTVLLVEHDMDVLFALSDHVVVLDQGQVLCQGTPAEIRTNNEVREIYLGKGHVA
- a CDS encoding branched-chain amino acid ABC transporter permease, encoding MDYLFAVLTFFTIYAVLATSLNIVVGHAGLLSIGHAALFCVGAYVSALVSLRLGLAVPLAAVLAVVVTAIVGGLVTVPLLRLSGDYFILGSLGIQIIVVDIIRNLDALTEGPRGLASIPRPSLGGLAVESNLSFAIVYGLVAVTACLLARYLMRSPYGRVLEATRDDEEAASALGRNVVWTRVRAFILSAALAGLAGSMYAHFVSFIDPTSFGFSESIYILSMVVIGGMGTARGPLLGAALLLAAPEIMRFVGASTGSDAYIRQLLYAVLLIAFAYFRPQGIGGKRLA
- a CDS encoding branched-chain amino acid ABC transporter permease; the encoded protein is MELVLQIFAGGVVTAALYGLFGLSFSFIYSSTKIMHFAHGATYTLAMFAFYCLTAQAGLPLLAGAAVTIALAAFAGWAMMSGFYQAFLTKGASQGALMIASLGLFIAVESIAGLLFGTSSRVVSTGSVSRGLDFGGIYLTGLQLWMFGLCAVAIVLALLTVRLSSLGRAVRGMADDPDLAENLGIDVRRLRAIVFAAGSALLALGAVLVSLDVGVVPGSSLRVLLIAATASIIGGSHSLYGGLVGGLAVGLLESVGLYTLDARWLNVMIFSALILILLIQPSGLLKLGRR
- a CDS encoding ABC transporter substrate-binding protein, with the translated sequence MTGLRLARLAWGAALALGLTTGGLSAAEEIKIGTVLPMTGDAASYGTWMRNGMNIAVDQINAKWGPERKLTVIYEDSKSNPRDGVAAMNKLIAADRVGAVMTTLTGITKALIPIAEEKKVILTTSATLPGITEGKSHVFRNATNLGSEIRALNEFAKTRYKKAAILWVNLEWADWGAKAFEKQFKADGGEVVGSLSFAPDATDVRAQLTRIRVAKPDVILVLAYKTTGQVLKQARELGIEAPFIGTLDFELPEVVQIAKEAAEGSVYTKAVFDTDNPVAGTMTDYTAEYQKRYGQKPEVYGATMYDMLLILAEAMAKSNGDTEATRKAILAVKDFPGASGTTTFLPNGDVDKAVELKTIKGGQYVDYKN